Proteins from one Scleropages formosus chromosome 14, fSclFor1.1, whole genome shotgun sequence genomic window:
- the LOC108928974 gene encoding activin receptor type-1-like isoform X1: MQLGPLPPARSPPTNRTVLVVSRCCRDNGGMRSTLPEHFELGLDSSAVPRKKGGEKRSFMHCENVQRGTVTPRSPCAALARTLPALPWLKAARDQALSVMFDGIMILTVLTVLILPTSAVEGGDVEPSLGPHECVCEGPSCADGGRCLGQQCFSSLTLSVGRRVDRKGCVKGRERDAICKAPHSTNRVAVCCRGHLCNANLTAEALEKADEEVKPTPREYECVCEGSLCATIGRCLGQQCFSSLTLSAGARVYQKGCFRVYEQGRMTCKTPPSPDQVVECCQGHLCNLNVSVELPVRKASKGDPGYSAPTLAAAVVAPVVVLIVLSTLATLVFRRIHQKQMERLTAREAEYSTIDGLITSNVGDSTLADLLDQSCTSGSGSGLPFLVQRTVARQITLNECVGKGRYGEVWRGQWQGENVAVKIFSSRDEKSWFRETEIYNTVLLRHENILGFIASDMTSRNSSTQLWLITHFHELGSLYDYLQQSTLDAAGCLRMALSVSSGLAHLHVEIFGTQGKPAIAHRDLKSKNILVNRNGQCCIADLGLAVMHYQDTNELDVGNNPKVGTKRYMAPEVLDDSIQADCFESYKRVDIWAFGLVLWEIARRTVSNGIVEDYKPPFHDVVPNDPSFEDMKKVVCIDQQRPNIPNRWFSDPTLTSISKLMKECWYQNPSARLTALRIKKTLTKINNSLDKSKVDC, translated from the exons ATGCAGCTGGGCCCACTCCCTCCTGCACGCTCCCCCCCAACCAATAGGACGGTTCTGGTCGTCAGCCGCTGTTGCCGGGACAACGGAGGCATGCGCTCCACTTTGCCTGAGCATTTTGAACTTGGTCTTGACTCTTCGGCGGTACCGAGAaagaaaggaggggaaaaaaggtctTTTATgcactgtgaaaatgttcagCGCGGCACCGTCACCCCTCGGAGCCCCTGCGCCGCCCTCGCTCGAACCCTGCCAGCGCTGCCTTGGCTGAAAGCAGCCCGAGACCAAGCTCT GTCCGTCATGTTTGATGGGATCATGATCCTCACGGTTCTCACGGTGCTCATCTTGCCCACTTCTGCCGTGGAAG GGGGCGACGTCGAGCCAAGTCTCGGACCCCACGAGTGCGTGTGCGAAGGGCCGTCGTGTGCCGACGGCGGTCGCTGCCTCGGGCAACAGTGCTTCTCCTCGTTGACTCTAAGCGTCGGCAGACGTGTCGACCGGAAGGGCTGCGTCAAGGGCCGTGAGCGGGACGCGATCTGCAAGGCGCCGCACTCCACCAACCGGGTGGCGGTCTGCTGTCGGGGTCACCTGTGCAACGCCAACCTGACCGCGGAAGCGCTGGAGAAAG CGGACGAGGAAGTGAAACCCACCCCCCGCGAATACGAGTGCGTGTGTGAGGGCAGCTTGTGCGCCACCATCGGCCGCTGCTTGGGCCAGCAGTGCTTCTCGTCGCTGACGCTGAGCGCCGGTGCGCGCGTCTACCAGAAAGGATGCTTCCGGGTCTATGAACAGGGCCGCATGACCTGCAAGACGCCGCCGTCCCCCGACCAGGTGGTCGAGTGTTGCCAGGGTCACCTGTGCAACCTCAACGTGAGCGTGGAGCTACCTGTCCGAA AGGCGTCGAAAGGCGATCCTGGTTACAGTGCCCCCACGTTGGCCGCGGCGGTCGTGGCCCCCGTCGTCGTCCTCATTGTCTTGTCAACCCTCGCTACACTGGTGTTCCGGCGCATCCATCAAAAGCAGATGGAGAGGCTGACGGCGCGGGAGGCCGAGTACAGCACCATCGACGGCCTCATCACCTCCAACGTGGGCGACAGCACGCTGGCG GACCTGCTGGATCAATCGTGTACATCAGGCAGCGGTTCCGGATTGCCCTTCCTGGTCCAGAGGACCGTCGCTCGACAAATCACGCTCAACGAGTGTGTGG GAAAGGGACGCTATGGCGAGGTGTGGAGGGGCCAGTGGCAGGGCGAGAACGTGGCCGTCAAGATCTTCTCCTCCAGGGACGAGAAGTCCTGGTTCCGCGAGACGGAGATCTACAACACAGTGCTGCTGCGGCACGAGAATATCCTGG GCTTCATCGCCTCGGACATGACGTCCCGCAACTCCAGCACGCAGCTGTGGCTCATCACGCACTTCCATGAACTGGGCTCCCTCTACGACTACCTGCAGCAGAGTACGCTGGATGCTGCTGGCTGCCTGCGGATGGCGCTCTCGGTTTCCAGTGGCCTGGCGCACCTCCACGTCGAGATCTTCGGCACGCAGGGCAAACCCGCCATCGCCCACCGCGACCTCAAGAGCAAGAACATCCTTGTGAACAGGAATGGGCAGTGCTGCATCGCTGACCTGG GCCTGGCCGTGATGCACTACCAGGACACCAACGAGCTGGACGTGGGCAACAATCCCAAGGTGGGCACCAAACGCTACATGGCGCCGGAGGTGCTGGACGACAGCATCCAGGCCGACTGCTTCGAGTCCTACAAGAGGGTGGACATCTGGGCGTTCGGCTTGGTGCTGTGGGAGATCGCCAGGAGGACGGTCAGCAACG GCATCGTGGAGGACTACAAACCGCCCTTCCACGACGTGGTTCCCAACGACCCGAGCTTCGAGGACATGAAGAAGGTGGTGTGTATAGACCAGCAGAGGCCCAACATCCCCAACCGATGGTTCTCGGACCCG ACCCTCACGTCCATCTCGAAGCTGATGAAGGAGTGCTGGTACCAGAACCCGTCGGCCCGGCTGACCGCTCTGCGTATCAAGAAGACGCTGACCAAGATCAACAACTCGCTGGACAAGAGCAAAGTGGACTGCTGA
- the LOC108928974 gene encoding activin receptor type-1-like isoform X3, whose product MWRSVSTVRPALRSVMFDGIMILTVLTVLILPTSAVEGGDVEPSLGPHECVCEGPSCADGGRCLGQQCFSSLTLSVGRRVDRKGCVKGRERDAICKAPHSTNRVAVCCRGHLCNANLTAEALEKADEEVKPTPREYECVCEGSLCATIGRCLGQQCFSSLTLSAGARVYQKGCFRVYEQGRMTCKTPPSPDQVVECCQGHLCNLNVSVELPVRKASKGDPGYSAPTLAAAVVAPVVVLIVLSTLATLVFRRIHQKQMERLTAREAEYSTIDGLITSNVGDSTLADLLDQSCTSGSGSGLPFLVQRTVARQITLNECVGKGRYGEVWRGQWQGENVAVKIFSSRDEKSWFRETEIYNTVLLRHENILGFIASDMTSRNSSTQLWLITHFHELGSLYDYLQQSTLDAAGCLRMALSVSSGLAHLHVEIFGTQGKPAIAHRDLKSKNILVNRNGQCCIADLGLAVMHYQDTNELDVGNNPKVGTKRYMAPEVLDDSIQADCFESYKRVDIWAFGLVLWEIARRTVSNGIVEDYKPPFHDVVPNDPSFEDMKKVVCIDQQRPNIPNRWFSDPTLTSISKLMKECWYQNPSARLTALRIKKTLTKINNSLDKSKVDC is encoded by the exons GTCCGTCATGTTTGATGGGATCATGATCCTCACGGTTCTCACGGTGCTCATCTTGCCCACTTCTGCCGTGGAAG GGGGCGACGTCGAGCCAAGTCTCGGACCCCACGAGTGCGTGTGCGAAGGGCCGTCGTGTGCCGACGGCGGTCGCTGCCTCGGGCAACAGTGCTTCTCCTCGTTGACTCTAAGCGTCGGCAGACGTGTCGACCGGAAGGGCTGCGTCAAGGGCCGTGAGCGGGACGCGATCTGCAAGGCGCCGCACTCCACCAACCGGGTGGCGGTCTGCTGTCGGGGTCACCTGTGCAACGCCAACCTGACCGCGGAAGCGCTGGAGAAAG CGGACGAGGAAGTGAAACCCACCCCCCGCGAATACGAGTGCGTGTGTGAGGGCAGCTTGTGCGCCACCATCGGCCGCTGCTTGGGCCAGCAGTGCTTCTCGTCGCTGACGCTGAGCGCCGGTGCGCGCGTCTACCAGAAAGGATGCTTCCGGGTCTATGAACAGGGCCGCATGACCTGCAAGACGCCGCCGTCCCCCGACCAGGTGGTCGAGTGTTGCCAGGGTCACCTGTGCAACCTCAACGTGAGCGTGGAGCTACCTGTCCGAA AGGCGTCGAAAGGCGATCCTGGTTACAGTGCCCCCACGTTGGCCGCGGCGGTCGTGGCCCCCGTCGTCGTCCTCATTGTCTTGTCAACCCTCGCTACACTGGTGTTCCGGCGCATCCATCAAAAGCAGATGGAGAGGCTGACGGCGCGGGAGGCCGAGTACAGCACCATCGACGGCCTCATCACCTCCAACGTGGGCGACAGCACGCTGGCG GACCTGCTGGATCAATCGTGTACATCAGGCAGCGGTTCCGGATTGCCCTTCCTGGTCCAGAGGACCGTCGCTCGACAAATCACGCTCAACGAGTGTGTGG GAAAGGGACGCTATGGCGAGGTGTGGAGGGGCCAGTGGCAGGGCGAGAACGTGGCCGTCAAGATCTTCTCCTCCAGGGACGAGAAGTCCTGGTTCCGCGAGACGGAGATCTACAACACAGTGCTGCTGCGGCACGAGAATATCCTGG GCTTCATCGCCTCGGACATGACGTCCCGCAACTCCAGCACGCAGCTGTGGCTCATCACGCACTTCCATGAACTGGGCTCCCTCTACGACTACCTGCAGCAGAGTACGCTGGATGCTGCTGGCTGCCTGCGGATGGCGCTCTCGGTTTCCAGTGGCCTGGCGCACCTCCACGTCGAGATCTTCGGCACGCAGGGCAAACCCGCCATCGCCCACCGCGACCTCAAGAGCAAGAACATCCTTGTGAACAGGAATGGGCAGTGCTGCATCGCTGACCTGG GCCTGGCCGTGATGCACTACCAGGACACCAACGAGCTGGACGTGGGCAACAATCCCAAGGTGGGCACCAAACGCTACATGGCGCCGGAGGTGCTGGACGACAGCATCCAGGCCGACTGCTTCGAGTCCTACAAGAGGGTGGACATCTGGGCGTTCGGCTTGGTGCTGTGGGAGATCGCCAGGAGGACGGTCAGCAACG GCATCGTGGAGGACTACAAACCGCCCTTCCACGACGTGGTTCCCAACGACCCGAGCTTCGAGGACATGAAGAAGGTGGTGTGTATAGACCAGCAGAGGCCCAACATCCCCAACCGATGGTTCTCGGACCCG ACCCTCACGTCCATCTCGAAGCTGATGAAGGAGTGCTGGTACCAGAACCCGTCGGCCCGGCTGACCGCTCTGCGTATCAAGAAGACGCTGACCAAGATCAACAACTCGCTGGACAAGAGCAAAGTGGACTGCTGA
- the LOC108928974 gene encoding activin receptor type-1-like isoform X2, with amino-acid sequence MSLEEQEKGHVESQEKAVFEIALLLRKPAAPRSSNLTTMWRSVSTVRPALRSVMFDGIMILTVLTVLILPTSAVEGGDVEPSLGPHECVCEGPSCADGGRCLGQQCFSSLTLSVGRRVDRKGCVKGRERDAICKAPHSTNRVAVCCRGHLCNANLTAEALEKADEEVKPTPREYECVCEGSLCATIGRCLGQQCFSSLTLSAGARVYQKGCFRVYEQGRMTCKTPPSPDQVVECCQGHLCNLNVSVELPVRKASKGDPGYSAPTLAAAVVAPVVVLIVLSTLATLVFRRIHQKQMERLTAREAEYSTIDGLITSNVGDSTLADLLDQSCTSGSGSGLPFLVQRTVARQITLNECVGKGRYGEVWRGQWQGENVAVKIFSSRDEKSWFRETEIYNTVLLRHENILGFIASDMTSRNSSTQLWLITHFHELGSLYDYLQQSTLDAAGCLRMALSVSSGLAHLHVEIFGTQGKPAIAHRDLKSKNILVNRNGQCCIADLGLAVMHYQDTNELDVGNNPKVGTKRYMAPEVLDDSIQADCFESYKRVDIWAFGLVLWEIARRTVSNGIVEDYKPPFHDVVPNDPSFEDMKKVVCIDQQRPNIPNRWFSDPTLTSISKLMKECWYQNPSARLTALRIKKTLTKINNSLDKSKVDC; translated from the exons GTCCGTCATGTTTGATGGGATCATGATCCTCACGGTTCTCACGGTGCTCATCTTGCCCACTTCTGCCGTGGAAG GGGGCGACGTCGAGCCAAGTCTCGGACCCCACGAGTGCGTGTGCGAAGGGCCGTCGTGTGCCGACGGCGGTCGCTGCCTCGGGCAACAGTGCTTCTCCTCGTTGACTCTAAGCGTCGGCAGACGTGTCGACCGGAAGGGCTGCGTCAAGGGCCGTGAGCGGGACGCGATCTGCAAGGCGCCGCACTCCACCAACCGGGTGGCGGTCTGCTGTCGGGGTCACCTGTGCAACGCCAACCTGACCGCGGAAGCGCTGGAGAAAG CGGACGAGGAAGTGAAACCCACCCCCCGCGAATACGAGTGCGTGTGTGAGGGCAGCTTGTGCGCCACCATCGGCCGCTGCTTGGGCCAGCAGTGCTTCTCGTCGCTGACGCTGAGCGCCGGTGCGCGCGTCTACCAGAAAGGATGCTTCCGGGTCTATGAACAGGGCCGCATGACCTGCAAGACGCCGCCGTCCCCCGACCAGGTGGTCGAGTGTTGCCAGGGTCACCTGTGCAACCTCAACGTGAGCGTGGAGCTACCTGTCCGAA AGGCGTCGAAAGGCGATCCTGGTTACAGTGCCCCCACGTTGGCCGCGGCGGTCGTGGCCCCCGTCGTCGTCCTCATTGTCTTGTCAACCCTCGCTACACTGGTGTTCCGGCGCATCCATCAAAAGCAGATGGAGAGGCTGACGGCGCGGGAGGCCGAGTACAGCACCATCGACGGCCTCATCACCTCCAACGTGGGCGACAGCACGCTGGCG GACCTGCTGGATCAATCGTGTACATCAGGCAGCGGTTCCGGATTGCCCTTCCTGGTCCAGAGGACCGTCGCTCGACAAATCACGCTCAACGAGTGTGTGG GAAAGGGACGCTATGGCGAGGTGTGGAGGGGCCAGTGGCAGGGCGAGAACGTGGCCGTCAAGATCTTCTCCTCCAGGGACGAGAAGTCCTGGTTCCGCGAGACGGAGATCTACAACACAGTGCTGCTGCGGCACGAGAATATCCTGG GCTTCATCGCCTCGGACATGACGTCCCGCAACTCCAGCACGCAGCTGTGGCTCATCACGCACTTCCATGAACTGGGCTCCCTCTACGACTACCTGCAGCAGAGTACGCTGGATGCTGCTGGCTGCCTGCGGATGGCGCTCTCGGTTTCCAGTGGCCTGGCGCACCTCCACGTCGAGATCTTCGGCACGCAGGGCAAACCCGCCATCGCCCACCGCGACCTCAAGAGCAAGAACATCCTTGTGAACAGGAATGGGCAGTGCTGCATCGCTGACCTGG GCCTGGCCGTGATGCACTACCAGGACACCAACGAGCTGGACGTGGGCAACAATCCCAAGGTGGGCACCAAACGCTACATGGCGCCGGAGGTGCTGGACGACAGCATCCAGGCCGACTGCTTCGAGTCCTACAAGAGGGTGGACATCTGGGCGTTCGGCTTGGTGCTGTGGGAGATCGCCAGGAGGACGGTCAGCAACG GCATCGTGGAGGACTACAAACCGCCCTTCCACGACGTGGTTCCCAACGACCCGAGCTTCGAGGACATGAAGAAGGTGGTGTGTATAGACCAGCAGAGGCCCAACATCCCCAACCGATGGTTCTCGGACCCG ACCCTCACGTCCATCTCGAAGCTGATGAAGGAGTGCTGGTACCAGAACCCGTCGGCCCGGCTGACCGCTCTGCGTATCAAGAAGACGCTGACCAAGATCAACAACTCGCTGGACAAGAGCAAAGTGGACTGCTGA